A DNA window from Impatiens glandulifera chromosome 7, dImpGla2.1, whole genome shotgun sequence contains the following coding sequences:
- the LOC124910261 gene encoding brassinosteroid-responsive RING protein 1-like: protein MGFPVGCTEVFLPRLFIYILCLLGFIKTSISSLTRLLGLTIFLDYDTSAPSIDDQYHVHVSDRPPISAMLIRELLPVMKFEDHGVDDDGQSPDNCAVCLYEIEGGEEIRLLTNCKHIFHRGCLDRWMDHDQMTCPLCRTPFVPYDLRDEFNQRLWAASGAVDPYIDQQYTFVSGL from the coding sequence ATGGGATTCCCAGTAGGATGTACAGAAGTATTCCTTCCAAGGCTCTTCATATACATTCTCTGTCTACTAGGTTTTATCAAAACCTCCATTTCATCTCTCACTCGTCTTCTCGGCCTAACCATTTTTCTCGATTACGATACCAGCGCCCCCTCAATCGACGATCAATACCACGTCCACGTGTCCGACCGGCCGCCGATCTCCGCAATGCTGATACGCGAGCTACTTCCGGTCATGAAATTCGAGGACCACGGTGTCGACGACGACGGTCAGTCGCCGGATAATTGTGCGGTTTGTTTGTACGAAATCGAGGGAGGAGAGGAGATCCGGTTGTTGACGAACTGTAAGCATATTTTCCATCGGGGGTGTTTGGACCGTTGGATGGATCATGATCAGATGACTTGTCCGCTTTGTAGGACACCCTTTGTACCCTATGATTTAAGGGATGAGTTTAATCAACGGTTATGGGCTGCTTCTGGAGCTGTTGATCCTTATATTGATCAACAGTATACTTTTGTTTCTGGTCTGTAG